One Halodesulfovibrio sp. DNA window includes the following coding sequences:
- a CDS encoding cytochrome P460 family protein — protein MGKSIRNIRIVLLLVCGAALLACPALAVYDEKEGTSTQEEWEKAFKEWDSARQVWHEPKEAPNKMPFPDSYRDWNVLSVSYREDKESLRVIMGNDVAMLAARNKYFPPWPEGTILVKVLWRQRRLPTWPEALVPAELIAIAMMYKQREQYADTLGWGFSVWNRLKRTLPEDFDATVEECVECHAPLKKSDYVFTMPAILP, from the coding sequence AAATCCATACGGAATATCCGAATAGTATTATTGCTTGTGTGTGGAGCAGCTCTTTTGGCTTGTCCTGCGTTGGCTGTGTATGACGAAAAGGAAGGAACTTCAACGCAGGAAGAGTGGGAAAAAGCATTCAAAGAGTGGGACAGCGCACGGCAGGTTTGGCATGAACCGAAGGAAGCTCCTAATAAAATGCCGTTTCCAGATAGTTACCGTGATTGGAATGTGTTAAGCGTTTCCTACCGTGAAGACAAGGAGTCTTTACGAGTGATAATGGGTAATGACGTGGCAATGCTTGCAGCGCGGAATAAATATTTTCCACCATGGCCTGAGGGGACAATTTTAGTAAAAGTGCTTTGGCGGCAACGCAGGCTACCCACATGGCCGGAGGCGTTGGTTCCGGCAGAGCTTATTGCAATCGCTATGATGTATAAACAGAGAGAGCAATATGCCGATACGCTGGGCTGGGGATTTTCCGTGTGGAATAGATTGAAGCGTACATTACCTGAAGATTTTGACGCAACTGTGGAAGAGTGTGTTGAATGTCATGCTCCGTTGAAAAAAAGTGATTATGTGTTCACCATGCCCGCTATCTTGCCGTAA